The Rhipicephalus sanguineus isolate Rsan-2018 chromosome 7, BIME_Rsan_1.4, whole genome shotgun sequence genome includes a window with the following:
- the LOC125759108 gene encoding putative sodium-dependent multivitamin transporter: MAATPLIIIGKVIYDSQSARPPLRPLSDFNVTQNIFRTKFDLTSEENFWSCLAGALPYSFVRTGFDQMAVQRFIAARTLRQAKRMAITGAVFVVTFLVVAAFGALAIIYWYRDCDLVLSGAISSYDKVVPYFVRERLSDVTMLRGVFLAGLVSASTSTVSSIVNSHAATFYIDVVSPYIEMSESTALHVMRLLGK; the protein is encoded by the exons ATGGCTGCAACACCTCTGATCATCATTGGAAAGGTTATTTACGACTCACAGAGTGCCAGACCGCCACTCAGGCCTCTGAGTGACTTCAACGTTACGCAAAACATATTCAG AACAAAGTTTGACCTGACAAGCGAAGAGAACTTTTGGAGTTGCCTGGCAGGAGCGCTGCCTTATAGCTTTGTGCGCACTGGGTTCGACCAGATGGCAGTACAACGGTTCATCGCTGCAAGGACGCTACGACAAGCGAAAAG GATGGCAATCACTGGGGCTGTATTTGTCGTCACCTTTCTTGTGGTGGCAGCGTTCGGTGCTTTGGCAATAATATACTGGTACAGAGATTGCGACCTAGTCTTATCAGGTGCCATCAGCAGCTACGACAAG GTTGTTCCGTACTTCGTGAGAGAGCGTCTTTCTGATGTCACAATGCTGCGGGGCGTATTCTTGGCTGGCCTTGTGAGCGCTTCTACAAG CACGGTGTCGTCAATCGTCAATTCTCACGCAGCCACGTTCTACATCGATGTCGTCTCGCCGTACATAGAGATGAGCGAGAGCACAGCGCTACATGTGATGCGTCTTCTAGGTAAGTAA